One genomic segment of Mastomys coucha isolate ucsf_1 unplaced genomic scaffold, UCSF_Mcou_1 pScaffold22, whole genome shotgun sequence includes these proteins:
- the LOC116104687 gene encoding NXPE family member 3-like, producing the protein MKLSLLLAFTFTPSSTSRHQLKLEQNCRQLEKVFCLMKPWHGPTIHWLPQPHPATEHVSESIDWDSLFQELPNLTNFLYWPPTGGHRDDFLASTSPRTSTYHLKSQVQATFTLGSNLEAILVARDHWGRPKSHGGDLFRAQLLGPELRAGVPGKVKDLENGTYLLSFPLLWAGWVQVQVRLIHSSEAVGVLQRVWREKRATVDFRGYFRGTNGSQETVICNVDPQSTGAKGSTCQYKDVVSGEIWYCAQPPTLPCNALVGHSSGSYLKVTTPHDEALLAGDVTDQKLPSGIPPLLVLPAAQGNVSKMGEQGWTMLGLEMDISLALKPVDLHVTYQAGPLMAVETTRGTVLHWRAHSWPLRSLRTPVASLHSVARELHGLAGGPYSVVVLGMGAHFTTFPPSIFARRLAGIRAAVKALLDREPRTLVIIKLANTGYKSVYGSDWLTLQVNRLLRAAFVGLRVAFVDAWEMTSSLDVPDNIHPKKLIVRNEVDLFLSFICPT; encoded by the exons ATGAAGCTCTCCCTGTTATTAGCTTTCACCTTTACACCCTCCAGCACCTCCAGACACCAGCTGAAGCTGGAGCAGAATTGCAGACAGCTGGAAAAG GTGTTCTGCCTCATGaagccttggcatgggcccacgaTCCATTGGCTCCCACAACCCCATCCTGCTACTGAACATGTCTCAGAATCTATCGACTGGGACTCTCTCTTTCAAGAACTGCCCAACCTGACCAACTTTCTATACTGGCCTCCAACTGGTGGACACAGGGATGATTTTTTGGCTTCTACCAGCCCCAGAACCTCTACTTACCACTTGAAGAGCCAAGTCCAGGCCACCTTTACTTTGGGAAGTAACCTAGAGGCCATCCTTGTGGCTAGGGATCACTGGGGTAGGCCCAAGTCTCATGGGGGAGATCTGTTTCGGGCACAGCTGCTGGGCCCAGAATTGAGAGCAGGAGTCCCAGGAAAGGTGAAGGATCTGGAGAATGGCACTTACCTCTTGTCCTTCCCCCTGCTCTGGGCTGGATGGGTCCAGGTGCAAGTGCGGCTGATCCACTCCAGTGAGGCAGTTGGGGTCCTGCAAAGAGTCTGGAGAGAAAAACGAGCCACTGTTGATTTTAGAGGATATTTCCGGGGAACAAATGGCTCTCAAGAGACTGTCATCTGCAATGTGGACCCCCAGTCAACTGGAGCCAAAGGGTCTACCTGCCAGTACAAGGATGTGGTGTCTGGGGAGATCTGGTACTGTGCTCAACCTCCTACTTTGCCCTGCAATGCTTTAGTGGGTCACTCAAGTGGAAGTTATCTGAAGGTGACCACGCCACATGATGAGGCCTTGCTTGCTGG GGATGTGACTGACCAGAAACTCCCTTCAGGCATACCTCCACTCCTGGTCCTACCAGCAGCCCAGGGGAACGTGAGTAAAATGGGTGAGCAAGGCTGGACCATGTTGGGGTTGGAGATGGACATCAGCTTAG CCCTCAAGCCAGTTGATCTACATGTCACTTATCAAGCAGGCCCCCTAATGGCCGTGGAGACAACTCGGGGGACAGTGTTGCACTGGAGGGCCCACAGCTGGCCCCTGCGTTCTCTCCGCACCCCAGTGGCCTCCTTGCACTCCGTGGCCAGAGAACTACACGGCCTGGCTGGGGGACCCTACTCAGTGGTGGTGCTGGGCATGGGAGCCCACTTtaccactttccctccctccatctttgcCCGAAGACTGGCAGGGATTCGGGCAGCTGTGAAGGCCCTGCTGGACCGGGAACCCAGGACTCTGGTCATCATCAAACTGGCCAATACTGGCTACAAATCCGTGTATGGCAGTGACTGGCTCACACTCCAGGTGAACCGCTTGCTCCGAGCTGCCTTTGTTGGTCTCCGAGTGGCCTTTGTGGATGCGTGGGAAATGACCTCCAGCCTGGATGTGCCAGACAACATCCACCCAAAGAAGCTTATTGTCCGCAATGAAGTGGACTTATTTCTGTCCTTCATCTGTCCCACCTGA